The Branchiostoma floridae strain S238N-H82 chromosome 10, Bfl_VNyyK, whole genome shotgun sequence genome has a segment encoding these proteins:
- the LOC118424125 gene encoding SH3 domain-binding protein 5-like isoform X2 → MSEQGQPETSSGDEGLDPRIQEELERLNAASNEINKLEAELDEARALFRQTLTESTQKLNLLSKKMGKSVQKARPYYDAKKMAKQAQIEAQKAAVEYQRANGIHRAARETISLAEQRLFSDADEKRQFDSAWQEMLNHATMKVMEAEQMRSKSEHDHQQKAEAYTTANQKLQQLEKSLKKVIVKTKPYFDVKTSFELQLLQQKQNVEDLQKAVSASKVKYREALKNLESISDEIHRNRQLLKEPRSAGVGAEADRDDLPEINLDDVDSCSQYSDLDDGHSLDTDSTTDDASMIAQTDNTSLSRRDRGGSFTSHSSVGEGYSSSSQDVTEGGCTTVATASCTAESVQAVEGGSNTEGTAAAVPKQAVEQGPTAKVTAVDRNNTEDGATFEGMAALRKEEEKDSSSENSHTTSQNDAISKIEADKTDKEDTDVLAQQDAVDDVEKALKDVVDEDVVDEGKEDVSHCSVEPTPSITVPGKVLAEENVEQQQGVPTEVVEAESDSFLSSHNEGERKNVQNVAEECDMNVPDEVKVSECREEVTEKQVEQVDINLESSENSAQENQDPTVITDMAEKETVETREESQTAGLVTGRNDDSTNREESTEASSSDSTETNVTDLTVLSTNVEERPPETRQTDESSSADNIERGDHQVENRQGVDIEGQMSEVMAEQKQTMEQSSEIQGQGDSLEKDEKQNLSSPTKSVDEMTAEEIDELEDTYL, encoded by the exons GAAGAGTTGGAGAGACTGAATGCTGCCAGCAATGAGATTAACAAATTAGAGGCAGAGTTGGAT GAAGCCCGTGCACTGTTCCGACAAACCCTAACAGAGTCCACCCAGAAGCTGAACCTGTTGTCTAAGAAGATGGGGAAGTCTGTACAGAAGGCACGGCCGTACTATGACGCCAAGAAAATGGCCAAACAg GCACAGATAGAAGCGCAGAAGGCAGCCGTGGAGTACCAGCGAGCCAACGGGATCCACCGCGCTGCTCGAGAAACCATCTCGCTGGCGGAACAGCGACTGTTCAGCGACGCGGACGAGAAGAGACAGTTCGACTCCGCCTGGCAGGAGATGCTGAACCACGCCACCATGaag GTGATGGAGGCAGAACAGATGCGATCGAAGAGCGAACACGACCACCAGCAGAAAGCCGAGGCCTAcacaacagccaatcagaagctGCAACAGTTAGAGAAGTCACTGAAGAAAGTCATCGTGAAAACCAA gCCATACTTTGATGTCAAGACTAGTTTTGAGCTACAACTTCTG CAACAGAAACAGAACGTGGAAGACCTTCAGAAGGCCGTGTCAGCTTCTAAGGTCAAGTACAGGGAGGCCTTAAAGAACCTGGAGAGCATCTCAGACGAGATCCACCGCAACCGACAACTTCTCAAGGAGCCGCGCAGCGCGGGGGTGGGGGCCGAGGCTGACCGCGACGACCTGCCGGAAATCAACCTCGATG ATGTGGATTCCTGTTCTCAGTACTCGGACCTTGATGACGGCCACAGCCTGGACACAGACTCCACCACAGACGACGCCTCCATGATCGCACAGACGGACAACACTAGCCTCAGCAGGAGGGACAGGGGGGGATCGTTCACTTCTCACAGCAGCGTGGGGGAGGGTTACTCCTCAAGTTCACAGGACGTTACAGAGGGAGGGTGTACCACTGTGGCAACAGCTTCATGTACAGCAGAATCTGTGCAAGCTGTGGAGGGAGGAAGTAACACTGAAGGAACGGCCGcagcagtaccaaaacaagcaGTGGAGCAAGGGCCGACAGCAAAGGTAACAGCGGTAGATAGAAACAACACCGAGGATGGAGCAACATTTGAAGGAATGGCTGCATTaaggaaggaagaagaaaaggacAGTTCATCAGAAAATAGTCATACCACTTCTCAGAATGATGCTATTTCTAAGATAGAAGCAGACAAAACAGATAAGGAAGACACAGATGTACTTGCACAGCAGGATGCAGTTGATGATGTTGAGAAAGCTTTGAAAGATGTTGTAGATGAGGATGTTGTAGACGAGGGTAAAGAAGATGTATCACATTGTTCAGTGGAGCCTACACCTAGTATTACTGTACCTGGTAAAGTTCTTGCTGAAGAGAATGTTGAACAGCAGCAAGGTGTGCCTACGGAAGTGGTTGAAGCTGAATCTGACAGCTTTCTTTCATCACATAATGAAGGGGAAaggaaaaatgtacaaaatgttgcTGAGGAATGTGATATGAATGTACCAGATGAGGTCAAGGTCTCAGAATGTCGGGAAGAAGTCACAGAAAAGCAGGTAGAACAGGTTGATATCAACCTCGAGTCTAGCGAAAACAGTGCACAGGAAAATCAGGACCCCACAGTTATTACAGATATGGCAGAGAAAGAGACTGTAGAAACAAGGGAAGAAAGTCAGACAGCAGGGTTAGTTACAGGGAGGAATGATGATAGCACTAACAGGGAGGAAAGTACAGAGGCAAGCAGCTCTGACTCCACAGAAACTAATGTGACAGATTTGACTGTTTTAAGCACTAATGTAGAGGAAAGACCACCAGAAACAAGACAAACAGACGAATCTTCCAGTGCAGATAACATAGAGCGTGGGGATCATCAGGTAGAGAACAGGCAAGGGGTTGACATAGAGGGTCAAATGTCAGAGGTTATGGcggaacaaaaacaaacaatggaaCAAAGTTCTGAGATTCAGGGACAGGGGGACTCCCTGGAAAAAGACGAAAAACAGAATTTGTCCAGTCCAACAAAATCAGTGGATGAAATGACAGCAGAGGAGATAGATGAACTAGAGGACACTTACTTGTAA
- the LOC118424125 gene encoding SH3 domain-binding protein 5-like isoform X1, which produces MNRSRTSVQDRSLSTTQGLKMSGLASVETFCGDGNIYRIRKEELERLNAASNEINKLEAELDEARALFRQTLTESTQKLNLLSKKMGKSVQKARPYYDAKKMAKQAQIEAQKAAVEYQRANGIHRAARETISLAEQRLFSDADEKRQFDSAWQEMLNHATMKVMEAEQMRSKSEHDHQQKAEAYTTANQKLQQLEKSLKKVIVKTKPYFDVKTSFELQLLQQKQNVEDLQKAVSASKVKYREALKNLESISDEIHRNRQLLKEPRSAGVGAEADRDDLPEINLDDVDSCSQYSDLDDGHSLDTDSTTDDASMIAQTDNTSLSRRDRGGSFTSHSSVGEGYSSSSQDVTEGGCTTVATASCTAESVQAVEGGSNTEGTAAAVPKQAVEQGPTAKVTAVDRNNTEDGATFEGMAALRKEEEKDSSSENSHTTSQNDAISKIEADKTDKEDTDVLAQQDAVDDVEKALKDVVDEDVVDEGKEDVSHCSVEPTPSITVPGKVLAEENVEQQQGVPTEVVEAESDSFLSSHNEGERKNVQNVAEECDMNVPDEVKVSECREEVTEKQVEQVDINLESSENSAQENQDPTVITDMAEKETVETREESQTAGLVTGRNDDSTNREESTEASSSDSTETNVTDLTVLSTNVEERPPETRQTDESSSADNIERGDHQVENRQGVDIEGQMSEVMAEQKQTMEQSSEIQGQGDSLEKDEKQNLSSPTKSVDEMTAEEIDELEDTYL; this is translated from the exons ATGAATAGATCCAGGACTTCTGTGCAGGACAGATCTCTGTCAACAACACAGGGGCTCAAAATGTCCGGCCTGGCTTCCGTGGAAACTTTCTGCGGGGACGGGAACATCTACAGGATACGAAAG GAAGAGTTGGAGAGACTGAATGCTGCCAGCAATGAGATTAACAAATTAGAGGCAGAGTTGGAT GAAGCCCGTGCACTGTTCCGACAAACCCTAACAGAGTCCACCCAGAAGCTGAACCTGTTGTCTAAGAAGATGGGGAAGTCTGTACAGAAGGCACGGCCGTACTATGACGCCAAGAAAATGGCCAAACAg GCACAGATAGAAGCGCAGAAGGCAGCCGTGGAGTACCAGCGAGCCAACGGGATCCACCGCGCTGCTCGAGAAACCATCTCGCTGGCGGAACAGCGACTGTTCAGCGACGCGGACGAGAAGAGACAGTTCGACTCCGCCTGGCAGGAGATGCTGAACCACGCCACCATGaag GTGATGGAGGCAGAACAGATGCGATCGAAGAGCGAACACGACCACCAGCAGAAAGCCGAGGCCTAcacaacagccaatcagaagctGCAACAGTTAGAGAAGTCACTGAAGAAAGTCATCGTGAAAACCAA gCCATACTTTGATGTCAAGACTAGTTTTGAGCTACAACTTCTG CAACAGAAACAGAACGTGGAAGACCTTCAGAAGGCCGTGTCAGCTTCTAAGGTCAAGTACAGGGAGGCCTTAAAGAACCTGGAGAGCATCTCAGACGAGATCCACCGCAACCGACAACTTCTCAAGGAGCCGCGCAGCGCGGGGGTGGGGGCCGAGGCTGACCGCGACGACCTGCCGGAAATCAACCTCGATG ATGTGGATTCCTGTTCTCAGTACTCGGACCTTGATGACGGCCACAGCCTGGACACAGACTCCACCACAGACGACGCCTCCATGATCGCACAGACGGACAACACTAGCCTCAGCAGGAGGGACAGGGGGGGATCGTTCACTTCTCACAGCAGCGTGGGGGAGGGTTACTCCTCAAGTTCACAGGACGTTACAGAGGGAGGGTGTACCACTGTGGCAACAGCTTCATGTACAGCAGAATCTGTGCAAGCTGTGGAGGGAGGAAGTAACACTGAAGGAACGGCCGcagcagtaccaaaacaagcaGTGGAGCAAGGGCCGACAGCAAAGGTAACAGCGGTAGATAGAAACAACACCGAGGATGGAGCAACATTTGAAGGAATGGCTGCATTaaggaaggaagaagaaaaggacAGTTCATCAGAAAATAGTCATACCACTTCTCAGAATGATGCTATTTCTAAGATAGAAGCAGACAAAACAGATAAGGAAGACACAGATGTACTTGCACAGCAGGATGCAGTTGATGATGTTGAGAAAGCTTTGAAAGATGTTGTAGATGAGGATGTTGTAGACGAGGGTAAAGAAGATGTATCACATTGTTCAGTGGAGCCTACACCTAGTATTACTGTACCTGGTAAAGTTCTTGCTGAAGAGAATGTTGAACAGCAGCAAGGTGTGCCTACGGAAGTGGTTGAAGCTGAATCTGACAGCTTTCTTTCATCACATAATGAAGGGGAAaggaaaaatgtacaaaatgttgcTGAGGAATGTGATATGAATGTACCAGATGAGGTCAAGGTCTCAGAATGTCGGGAAGAAGTCACAGAAAAGCAGGTAGAACAGGTTGATATCAACCTCGAGTCTAGCGAAAACAGTGCACAGGAAAATCAGGACCCCACAGTTATTACAGATATGGCAGAGAAAGAGACTGTAGAAACAAGGGAAGAAAGTCAGACAGCAGGGTTAGTTACAGGGAGGAATGATGATAGCACTAACAGGGAGGAAAGTACAGAGGCAAGCAGCTCTGACTCCACAGAAACTAATGTGACAGATTTGACTGTTTTAAGCACTAATGTAGAGGAAAGACCACCAGAAACAAGACAAACAGACGAATCTTCCAGTGCAGATAACATAGAGCGTGGGGATCATCAGGTAGAGAACAGGCAAGGGGTTGACATAGAGGGTCAAATGTCAGAGGTTATGGcggaacaaaaacaaacaatggaaCAAAGTTCTGAGATTCAGGGACAGGGGGACTCCCTGGAAAAAGACGAAAAACAGAATTTGTCCAGTCCAACAAAATCAGTGGATGAAATGACAGCAGAGGAGATAGATGAACTAGAGGACACTTACTTGTAA